A section of the Deinococcus aerolatus genome encodes:
- a CDS encoding lipoprotein: protein MKKIVLLTITAALALSACAPSYNPNAQKPDSELSCTEVKSELTRAQSARVEAGKNRGLSGQNVAWAIFFLPGVLANEYTNDQVQKAADERIAKLNQLYVAKGCS, encoded by the coding sequence ATGAAGAAAATTGTCTTGCTGACCATCACTGCGGCCCTCGCCCTTTCCGCCTGCGCCCCGAGCTACAACCCCAATGCCCAGAAGCCCGATAGCGAGCTGTCCTGCACAGAAGTCAAGAGCGAGCTCACCCGCGCCCAGTCTGCCCGCGTGGAAGCTGGCAAGAATCGTGGCTTAAGCGGACAGAACGTCGCCTGGGCCATATTCTTCCTGCCGGGCGTTCTCGCCAATGAGTACACCAACGATCAGGTGCAGAAGGCCGCCGACGAGCGGATTGCCAAGCTGAACCAGTTATACGTCGCCAAGGGTTGTAGCTGA
- a CDS encoding phytoene desaturase family protein: MRHPPRHVAVIGAGFAGLAAALRLAQAGAQVTVLDALERPGGKAALGYGDFSSGPTVVTMPQIFRTLHQRLSLPAPELEAARPTTTYHAHASRPSGGRTFAPEALHVAGSLEPTLSQLSVAEGRRYAALLATSRRMYLDAAPTFLFAPPPGRARLARYALTRGMRAAPGTTLARHVRSGPFMTPFWLRFATYLGADPYRAPAVLHNIAWVELGYGVWHLQGGLLALAERLHDRAVALGVRFEYDTRVRHLMVHGGRVLGAHTDRGALAADAWVSAADRALTLGWLGMQEKPTPRGVSGFALQLRLKEDRGRAHHIFWPEHYAREWQDIRAGRLPTSPTLYLHLDGRRAFLLVNAPARPELENDPHEYGAFLLGLLQQRFPLEIEDWLPLGPADYARVSQDGALYGRAPHGLTGSLRPGWTVPQIRNLAQVGGTVHPGGGVPLSMLSGWNGAGGLLGLPYDALGGLDVPGVGEVWD; the protein is encoded by the coding sequence TTGAGGCACCCTCCCAGACACGTCGCGGTGATCGGCGCGGGCTTCGCGGGGCTGGCGGCGGCGCTGCGGCTGGCCCAGGCCGGGGCGCAGGTGACCGTGCTGGACGCGCTGGAGCGGCCCGGCGGCAAGGCCGCGCTGGGCTACGGGGACTTTTCCAGCGGGCCCACGGTGGTCACCATGCCCCAGATTTTCCGCACCCTGCACCAGCGGCTCTCGCTGCCCGCGCCCGAACTGGAAGCCGCGCGGCCCACCACCACCTACCACGCGCACGCCTCCAGACCCAGCGGGGGCCGCACCTTTGCCCCGGAAGCCCTGCATGTGGCGGGCAGCCTGGAGCCGACGCTCTCGCAGCTCTCGGTGGCCGAGGGCAGACGCTACGCAGCGCTGCTGGCCACCTCGCGCCGGATGTATCTGGACGCCGCGCCCACGTTTCTGTTTGCGCCGCCGCCTGGCCGTGCGCGGCTGGCCCGTTACGCCCTGACGCGCGGCATGCGGGCCGCGCCGGGAACGACGCTGGCCCGCCACGTGCGTTCGGGGCCGTTCATGACGCCGTTCTGGCTGCGTTTTGCCACGTACCTGGGGGCCGACCCCTACCGCGCCCCGGCTGTGCTGCACAACATCGCGTGGGTGGAACTGGGCTACGGCGTGTGGCACCTGCAGGGCGGGCTGCTGGCGCTGGCCGAGCGGCTGCACGACAGGGCGGTGGCCCTGGGGGTGCGGTTCGAGTACGACACGCGCGTGCGGCACCTAATGGTCCACGGCGGGCGCGTGCTGGGCGCGCACACGGACCGGGGCGCCCTGGCCGCCGACGCCTGGGTCAGTGCGGCGGACCGCGCCCTGACGCTGGGCTGGCTGGGCATGCAGGAAAAACCCACGCCGCGCGGCGTCAGCGGCTTTGCGCTGCAACTGCGCCTCAAAGAAGACCGGGGGCGCGCCCACCACATCTTCTGGCCAGAGCACTACGCCCGCGAGTGGCAGGACATTCGCGCTGGACGCCTGCCCACCTCGCCCACGCTGTACCTGCATCTGGACGGCAGGCGTGCCTTCCTGCTGGTCAACGCGCCCGCAAGGCCGGAGCTGGAGAACGATCCGCATGAGTACGGGGCCTTCCTGCTGGGCCTGCTTCAGCAGCGCTTTCCGCTGGAGATCGAGGACTGGCTGCCGCTGGGCCCCGCCGACTATGCCCGCGTCTCGCAGGACGGCGCGCTGTACGGACGCGCCCCGCATGGCCTGACTGGCAGCCTGCGCCCCGGCTGGACGGTGCCCCAGATTCGCAATCTGGCGCAGGTGGGCGGCACAGTCCACCCCGGCGGCGGCGTGCCGCTGTCCATGCTGAGCGGCTGGAATGGAGCGGGCGGGCTGCTGGGCCTGCCCTACGATGCGCTGGGCGGTCTGGACGTGCCAGGGGTGGGGGAAGTGTGGGACTGA
- the mltG gene encoding endolytic transglycosylase MltG, whose product MTRLRGSGPPLWAKVLLILLALLLLAALGAFLYVRNLTAPAGGGPYTLEVKPGDTLGAVARELQEKGIVKSADALRFVMRQNGTAGSLKEGMYDLDGSLSVQGVAEKLAGPARIPVVNVTIPEGRRIQDIPAIFKKAGFDGAAILAALKDPSLSQYTASTQKNLEGFVFPATYEFRPKETPRRIVEKMVARMNEEFTPERVAKAKALDLSVRDWVILASMVQAEAANDLEMPIVAGVFLNRLRDGIALGSDPTVAYGLGKDLPELDRSAGDFTTDTPYSTYTRMGLPAGPINNPGQAALQSVLNANRKLADGRDALYFLHAPDGKIYVNHTYAEHLRDNAQHR is encoded by the coding sequence GTGACCCGGCTGCGTGGGAGCGGCCCCCCACTGTGGGCCAAGGTTCTGCTGATCCTGCTGGCACTGCTGCTGCTGGCGGCGCTGGGCGCGTTCCTGTACGTGCGGAACCTGACTGCGCCGGCGGGCGGGGGGCCGTACACCCTGGAGGTCAAACCCGGCGACACGCTGGGGGCGGTGGCACGTGAGCTGCAGGAGAAGGGAATCGTCAAGAGCGCCGACGCCCTGCGCTTCGTGATGCGCCAGAACGGCACGGCGGGCAGCCTGAAAGAGGGGATGTACGACCTGGACGGCTCACTGAGCGTGCAGGGCGTGGCCGAGAAGCTGGCGGGTCCGGCGCGCATTCCGGTGGTCAACGTGACCATTCCCGAGGGCCGGCGCATCCAGGACATTCCGGCCATCTTCAAGAAGGCGGGCTTCGACGGCGCGGCCATTCTGGCGGCCCTGAAAGACCCCAGCCTCAGCCAGTACACCGCCAGCACACAGAAGAACCTCGAGGGCTTCGTGTTCCCAGCCACCTACGAGTTCCGCCCCAAGGAAACGCCGCGCAGAATCGTGGAAAAGATGGTGGCGCGCATGAACGAGGAATTCACCCCGGAGCGCGTGGCGAAGGCCAAAGCCCTGGACCTCTCGGTGCGCGACTGGGTGATTCTGGCCAGCATGGTGCAGGCCGAGGCCGCCAATGATCTGGAAATGCCCATCGTGGCGGGCGTGTTCCTCAACCGGCTGAGAGACGGCATTGCGCTGGGCAGCGATCCCACCGTGGCCTACGGGCTGGGCAAGGATCTGCCGGAACTGGACCGCTCGGCCGGGGACTTCACCACCGACACGCCCTACAGCACCTATACCCGCATGGGCCTGCCCGCCGGACCCATCAACAACCCCGGCCAGGCGGCGCTGCAAAGTGTCCTGAACGCCAACCGCAAGCTGGCCGATGGCCGCGACGCGCTGTACTTCCTGCACGCGCCGGACGGCAAGATCTACGTGAACCACACCTACGCCGAGCATCTGCGGGACAACGCGCAGCACCGCTAA
- a CDS encoding phosphoribosylanthranilate isomerase, whose amino-acid sequence MSDPTPRIKICGTTSIQDAVHAAQAGADALGFIFAPISKRRVSAAVAREAGLGVGPTVARVGVFLDQNLDEVLRLSEAARVSAVQLHGPLSGGFVRAVADFYPVLRVLRPADLAAEGPLWQAVPGVTLMLDAPQPGGGVPLDWDRLQDTFPPGTWLAGGLGPWNVAGAIRVLRPAGVDAVSHLEARPGVKDPAKVADFIAAVRGASA is encoded by the coding sequence ATGTCTGACCCCACCCCCCGGATCAAGATCTGCGGCACCACTTCCATTCAGGACGCCGTGCACGCGGCGCAGGCGGGCGCGGACGCCCTGGGCTTTATCTTCGCTCCCATCAGCAAGCGGCGGGTATCTGCCGCTGTGGCGCGCGAGGCGGGTCTGGGCGTGGGGCCGACAGTGGCGCGGGTGGGCGTCTTTCTGGACCAGAATCTGGATGAGGTGCTGCGGCTGTCGGAAGCGGCGCGGGTGTCGGCGGTGCAACTTCACGGCCCCCTCTCCGGGGGCTTTGTGCGCGCGGTGGCCGACTTCTACCCGGTCCTGCGCGTGTTGCGCCCAGCCGATCTGGCGGCCGAAGGCCCCCTGTGGCAGGCTGTGCCGGGCGTGACCCTGATGCTGGACGCGCCGCAGCCGGGGGGCGGTGTACCGCTGGACTGGGACCGCCTGCAAGACACCTTTCCCCCCGGCACGTGGCTGGCCGGGGGTCTGGGGCCGTGGAACGTGGCCGGGGCGATCCGGGTGCTGCGGCCTGCCGGGGTGGACGCGGTGAGCCACCTGGAAGCCCGTCCTGGCGTGAAGGATCCGGCGAAAGTAGCCGACTTCATTGCAGCCGTGCGGGGGGCCAGCGCCTGA
- a CDS encoding carbohydrate kinase family protein, with translation MTERKPLVSLGDLNWDVLAKPDTMLLSGGDTTGRLELSGGGSAANLAVWARRCGCPSVFVGKIGRDRFGELATAELQAEGVETELILSSEHPTGVVLALIDRRGQRAMLTGQGADWELLPDELPEGVLRSAGHLHLTAWSLFRDPPRSAALAAARLAKSSVTGEGNATLSLDPGSFQMIQQMGRENFLDIVDHVPFDLLFPNDDEARAMSGCPDSGDALSWLRGRYPHALVVLKMDADGALIEGPDQPRVAVAATPDVLTDATGAGDAFGGAFLAGWLTHRDAARAAQLAVEVGGWVVSRFGARPPADAELAARLARHPLDAAWTGTELTGAGL, from the coding sequence ATGACTGAACGTAAGCCGCTGGTGTCGCTGGGCGACCTGAACTGGGATGTGCTGGCCAAGCCCGACACCATGCTGCTCTCGGGCGGCGACACCACCGGGCGGCTGGAGCTGTCGGGCGGCGGCAGCGCGGCCAACCTGGCAGTGTGGGCGCGGCGCTGCGGCTGCCCCAGCGTCTTTGTAGGCAAGATTGGTCGCGACCGCTTCGGCGAGCTGGCCACCGCCGAGCTTCAGGCCGAGGGCGTGGAAACCGAGTTGATTCTCAGCAGCGAGCATCCCACCGGGGTGGTGCTGGCCCTGATCGACCGCCGGGGCCAGCGCGCCATGCTGACCGGGCAGGGCGCCGACTGGGAGCTGCTGCCGGATGAACTGCCGGAAGGCGTGTTGCGCTCGGCCGGACACCTGCACCTGACTGCCTGGAGCCTGTTCCGTGACCCGCCGCGTTCGGCGGCGCTGGCGGCAGCCCGGCTGGCCAAGTCCTCGGTGACGGGGGAGGGCAACGCCACCCTCAGCCTGGACCCTGGCAGCTTTCAGATGATTCAGCAGATGGGCCGCGAGAACTTTCTGGACATCGTGGACCACGTGCCCTTCGATCTGCTGTTTCCCAACGACGACGAGGCCCGCGCCATGAGCGGCTGCCCCGATTCAGGCGACGCCCTGAGCTGGCTGCGTGGGCGCTACCCGCACGCGCTGGTGGTCCTGAAGATGGACGCCGACGGCGCGCTGATCGAGGGGCCGGACCAGCCCCGCGTGGCGGTGGCCGCCACCCCCGACGTCCTGACCGACGCCACCGGGGCCGGAGACGCCTTTGGCGGCGCGTTCCTGGCCGGCTGGCTGACCCACCGCGACGCGGCGCGGGCGGCGCAGCTGGCGGTCGAGGTCGGCGGCTGGGTCGTGTCGCGTTTCGGGGCCAGACCTCCGGCCGACGCGGAACTGGCCGCGCGGCTGGCGCGTCATCCGCTGGACGCCGCGTGGACCGGGACGGAGCTGACCGGGGCGGGCCTGTGA
- a CDS encoding biotin--[acetyl-CoA-carboxylase] ligase: MPSPSNPDRLLPLLTDIPQSGEVLAARLGLGRVTVNTLAHRLLEDGLPLHITRAGYALAPGTPAPELVRRDGVLGAALRYLGTVGSTQDAARAWADDPADPAPHGAVVVAERQTGGRGRRGRAWTPTPGALTFSVLLRGAEEGGAAPLTLPELALMPLAAGVAVQAACGVGGLKWPNDLLAPDGRKLAGILLEADLRGEEARRAVLGIGLNVSGAPVGAAHLNELRPGVGRAQVLGDILTQLERWLRAPPAEILEAWAQVSVTLGRPVRVQTPRGPLEGVAERLDGGGSLIVQTAEGPHTVSAGDVELIGALDGGPAP; the protein is encoded by the coding sequence ATGCCGTCCCCGTCCAATCCTGACCGCCTGCTGCCCCTCCTGACTGACATCCCCCAGTCCGGGGAGGTGCTGGCGGCGCGGCTGGGCCTGGGGCGCGTCACGGTCAACACCCTGGCCCACCGGCTGCTGGAAGACGGCCTGCCGCTGCACATCACCCGCGCCGGCTACGCCCTGGCCCCCGGCACCCCCGCGCCGGAACTGGTGCGCCGGGACGGCGTGCTGGGCGCGGCCCTGCGTTATCTGGGCACGGTGGGCAGCACGCAGGACGCGGCGCGGGCCTGGGCCGACGACCCAGCGGACCCGGCCCCGCACGGCGCGGTGGTGGTGGCCGAGCGGCAGACCGGGGGGCGCGGGCGCCGGGGGCGGGCCTGGACCCCCACCCCCGGCGCCCTGACCTTCAGCGTGCTGCTGCGCGGCGCAGAGGAGGGGGGCGCGGCCCCGCTGACCCTGCCAGAACTGGCCCTGATGCCGCTGGCGGCGGGCGTGGCGGTGCAGGCGGCCTGCGGCGTCGGCGGCCTGAAATGGCCCAACGACCTGCTGGCCCCCGATGGCCGCAAACTGGCGGGCATCCTGCTGGAGGCCGATCTGCGCGGCGAGGAAGCCCGTCGCGCGGTTCTGGGCATCGGCCTGAACGTGTCGGGTGCCCCGGTGGGGGCAGCCCACCTGAACGAACTGCGCCCCGGCGTGGGCCGCGCACAGGTGCTGGGGGACATTCTCACGCAGCTGGAGCGCTGGCTGCGCGCCCCGCCTGCTGAGATTCTGGAGGCGTGGGCACAGGTCAGCGTGACCCTGGGCCGCCCGGTGCGTGTGCAGACCCCACGCGGCCCGCTGGAAGGTGTGGCCGAACGGCTGGACGGGGGCGGCAGCCTGATCGTCCAGACTGCGGAGGGTCCGCACACCGTCAGTGCCGGGGACGTGGAACTGATTGGTGCACTGGACGGTGGCCCCGCCCCGTGA
- a CDS encoding cytochrome P450: protein MPQPPTRPGNGHLQDWALSPLPLIEDGARRARAAGTDLFRLRLGIPSVVGFSPAWNKRLLSDLDTFRSAGGFSAVVPYLAGGVILTDAPMHRRRRQTINPGFGKQHLETLRGRTQAALSSIPDGEFDALAWADGAVLRLLNAAYFGGSFDPQLLHSFLAPLRQPFPVPALPRPLLFLRVDAELRRLATQRLTAGGDDLLAVLAPIPGGLEEARVSLAAAHDTTTHALAYALWHLARHPQWQAPEHHPAILKETLRLYPPGWMGSRRLKCELNWNGVTLPRGTLALYAPYLSARDPGLWDAPDQFLPERWTRKPPAWAYLPFGGGERLCLGMHLAQMLILDVLAELPPLQAVGGDDTPVPGITLGPRGPLVIRRTGKSA from the coding sequence TTGCCTCAGCCCCCCACCCGCCCCGGCAACGGCCACCTTCAGGACTGGGCGCTGTCCCCCTTGCCCCTGATCGAGGACGGTGCGCGGCGGGCGCGGGCGGCGGGCACGGACCTGTTTCGTTTGAGACTGGGCATCCCGTCTGTGGTGGGGTTCAGCCCGGCGTGGAACAAACGGCTTTTGAGCGATCTGGACACCTTCCGCAGTGCGGGGGGGTTCTCGGCGGTGGTGCCGTATCTGGCGGGTGGCGTGATTCTCACCGACGCGCCGATGCACCGCAGGCGGCGGCAGACCATCAATCCGGGCTTTGGCAAGCAGCACCTGGAAACCTTGCGCGGACGCACCCAGGCCGCCCTGTCTTCCATCCCGGACGGCGAATTTGACGCGCTGGCCTGGGCCGACGGCGCGGTGCTGCGGCTGCTGAACGCGGCGTACTTTGGCGGCAGCTTCGACCCGCAGCTGCTGCACTCCTTCCTGGCCCCACTCCGGCAACCTTTCCCGGTTCCGGCCCTGCCACGCCCGCTGCTGTTCCTGCGGGTGGACGCCGAATTGCGCCGCCTCGCCACGCAGCGCCTGACGGCAGGCGGAGACGACCTGCTGGCGGTCCTCGCGCCCATTCCCGGTGGACTGGAAGAGGCGCGGGTCAGCCTGGCCGCCGCGCACGACACCACCACGCACGCGCTGGCCTACGCGCTGTGGCATCTGGCGAGGCACCCGCAGTGGCAGGCGCCCGAACACCACCCGGCGATCCTCAAGGAAACCCTGCGCCTGTACCCACCCGGCTGGATGGGCAGCCGCCGCCTGAAATGCGAGCTGAACTGGAACGGCGTGACGCTGCCGCGCGGCACCCTGGCGCTGTACGCCCCGTACCTGTCCGCCCGTGACCCAGGGCTGTGGGACGCGCCTGATCAGTTTCTGCCGGAACGCTGGACCCGCAAGCCGCCCGCCTGGGCCTACCTGCCCTTCGGCGGCGGCGAACGCCTGTGCCTGGGGATGCATCTGGCCCAGATGCTGATTCTGGATGTGCTGGCGGAGCTGCCGCCGTTACAGGCGGTGGGGGGCGACGACACCCCGGTGCCGGGCATCACGCTGGGGCCGAGGGGGCCGCTGGTAATCCGGCGAACAGGCAAATCTGCATGA
- a CDS encoding metalloenzyme domain protein, with amino-acid sequence MSGVVWLALDGVGHPADAPSGSVWEQELPALRPLIEAGLALDATLGVPGLPQSGTGQSCWLTGTDAVRYMGEHFGPHPGPTLQRLLRQSSLPVRLAQAGGRAALANHYVPQYLQAQARRPRMGCFPFSFTAAGWPLNPPGLPALGATLGLGYREPFTAVQALAEVSRLGQTLAGAAHGHDLIVADLWFGDLLGHLGRADGAAAEAHAAAFAYLARVDALLQGLLDAGARVVLSSDHGNLEDLTTKSHTVARVPFAGEGVELGAATTVAEAGRIMAGWFGLTPVDDVSSGPALP; translated from the coding sequence TTGAGCGGTGTGGTCTGGCTGGCCCTGGACGGCGTGGGGCATCCGGCGGACGCGCCGTCCGGCAGCGTGTGGGAGCAGGAGTTGCCCGCGCTGCGCCCGCTGATCGAGGCTGGACTCGCCCTGGACGCCACCCTGGGCGTGCCGGGCCTGCCGCAGTCCGGGACCGGGCAAAGCTGCTGGCTGACCGGCACCGACGCGGTCCGGTACATGGGCGAGCATTTCGGGCCGCATCCGGGGCCGACGCTGCAGCGGCTGTTGCGGCAGTCCAGTCTGCCGGTGCGTCTGGCCCAGGCCGGGGGGCGGGCGGCGCTGGCCAACCACTATGTCCCGCAGTATCTGCAGGCCCAGGCCCGCCGACCCCGCATGGGGTGCTTTCCCTTCTCGTTCACGGCGGCGGGCTGGCCCCTCAATCCGCCCGGCCTGCCCGCGCTGGGGGCGACACTGGGTCTGGGTTACCGTGAACCCTTTACCGCCGTCCAGGCGCTGGCCGAGGTCTCACGGCTGGGGCAGACGCTGGCGGGGGCGGCCCACGGGCACGACCTGATTGTGGCCGATCTGTGGTTTGGCGACTTACTGGGCCACCTGGGACGTGCGGATGGCGCGGCGGCCGAGGCCCACGCGGCGGCCTTTGCCTACCTGGCCCGCGTGGACGCGCTGCTGCAGGGCCTGCTGGACGCGGGGGCGCGGGTGGTGCTCAGCAGCGATCACGGCAACCTGGAGGATCTGACCACCAAATCGCACACCGTCGCCCGCGTGCCCTTCGCGGGCGAGGGGGTGGAGCTGGGCGCGGCCACCACGGTGGCCGAGGCCGGACGGATCATGGCCGGGTGGTTCGGGTTGACCCCCGTGGACGACGTGTCCTCCGGCCCAGCCCTCCCCTGA
- a CDS encoding DUF421 domain-containing protein: MSGPEIIPFDWQRIWLGDAPPLFMLEIVFRTAVIFLWLLLLLRMTGKRGLTQLSALELVIVIALGSAAGDPLFYPEVPLLHAMLALALVVAFQRILTRLVVRSERVETFVEGVPVELVRDGVFDLSALHRSNLSRDDLFERLRVEGVAQLGEIRRAYFEQDGNLTIFRHSGDVPPGLAVVPPWDLEPPSVLDPDLPQQGLVACLDCGRVERVGGLLPGCACGGTSGWTAATTDPLAGPEGPARFADSA, from the coding sequence ATGAGCGGCCCGGAGATCATTCCCTTCGACTGGCAGCGCATCTGGCTGGGCGACGCGCCGCCGCTGTTCATGCTGGAAATCGTGTTCCGCACCGCCGTGATCTTCCTGTGGCTGCTGCTGCTGCTGCGGATGACCGGCAAACGCGGGCTGACCCAGCTGAGTGCGCTGGAACTGGTGATTGTCATCGCGCTGGGGTCAGCGGCGGGCGACCCGCTGTTCTATCCGGAGGTCCCGCTGCTGCACGCCATGCTGGCCCTGGCGTTGGTGGTGGCCTTTCAGCGGATTCTGACGCGGCTGGTGGTGCGTTCTGAACGGGTGGAGACGTTTGTGGAGGGGGTGCCGGTGGAACTGGTGCGTGACGGCGTGTTCGATCTGTCCGCGCTGCACCGCTCCAACCTCAGCCGCGACGACCTGTTCGAGCGCCTGCGTGTCGAGGGCGTCGCGCAGCTGGGCGAGATCCGCCGCGCCTACTTCGAGCAGGACGGCAACCTGACCATCTTCCGCCATAGCGGCGACGTGCCGCCCGGCCTGGCGGTGGTGCCGCCCTGGGATCTGGAACCTCCCAGCGTGCTGGACCCGGATCTGCCGCAGCAGGGGCTGGTGGCGTGCCTGGACTGCGGGCGCGTGGAGCGGGTGGGCGGCCTGCTGCCGGGCTGCGCCTGCGGGGGCACGTCGGGCTGGACGGCAGCGACAACAGACCCGCTGGCCGGCCCAGAAGGCCCGGCCCGGTTCGCGGACTCAGCATGA
- a CDS encoding OsmC family protein, translated as MTAANMKTLNVTWLGEQRYLGVSESGHQLLIDNSATKVGVSPMEALLGALATCTAYDVVEVMKKRRTPLASYRIEVEGQRADTDPKRYTHITVRHIVTGEGITAEALDRAAHLSHEKYCSVAASLNSEITVETRVEAN; from the coding sequence ATGACTGCTGCCAACATGAAAACCCTGAACGTCACGTGGCTGGGCGAGCAGCGCTACCTGGGCGTCAGCGAGAGCGGCCACCAGCTGCTGATCGACAACAGCGCCACCAAGGTCGGCGTCTCCCCGATGGAGGCGTTGCTGGGCGCACTGGCCACCTGCACCGCCTACGACGTGGTGGAAGTGATGAAAAAACGCCGCACGCCGCTGGCAAGTTACCGCATTGAGGTCGAGGGCCAGCGGGCCGACACGGACCCCAAGCGCTACACCCACATCACCGTGCGGCACATCGTCACCGGCGAGGGCATCACCGCCGAGGCGCTGGACCGCGCCGCGCACCTCAGTCATGAGAAGTACTGCTCGGTGGCCGCCAGCCTGAACAGCGAGATCACGGTGGAAACGCGGGTGGAAGCGAACTGA
- a CDS encoding Fur family transcriptional regulator, which yields MTMVRQTKQRAAVIEVLRAARSHPDAAWIHTQVRQNLPSVSLGTVYRTLDTLVRDGVVVTLERAGQATRYDYKRAGEDHHHAVCRGCGAIFDVDAGGLPQLSAAGLPAGFQVTDVRLEFIGICPQCQPEHTP from the coding sequence ATGACGATGGTGCGGCAGACCAAGCAGCGGGCAGCAGTGATCGAGGTGCTGCGGGCGGCGCGGTCTCACCCGGACGCGGCCTGGATCCACACCCAGGTGCGCCAGAACCTGCCCAGCGTAAGTCTGGGCACGGTGTACCGCACGCTGGATACCCTGGTCCGCGACGGCGTGGTGGTCACGCTGGAGCGGGCCGGGCAGGCCACCCGCTACGACTACAAACGCGCCGGCGAGGACCACCACCACGCGGTGTGCCGGGGCTGCGGCGCGATTTTCGACGTGGACGCGGGCGGGTTGCCCCAGCTGTCCGCCGCCGGCCTGCCTGCCGGGTTTCAGGTCACGGACGTGCGGCTGGAATTTATCGGCATCTGCCCGCAGTGCCAGCCCGAACACACCCCTTGA
- a CDS encoding biotin transporter BioY translates to MTQLTHPTLARTLAPASGLTRDLLLIAGGAALIALLAQAELPLKPVPVTLQTLGVLLVGAALGWKRAFAALALYLAAGAVGLPVFAGGVGSVAKFAGPTGGFLLAFPLAAALVGFLVERFALDRRPLGTVLAMLAGSAVIYALGLLWLGAVTGLSGQPLLGAGLLPFLPGDALKLGLAATLLPGAWALVGRR, encoded by the coding sequence ATGACCCAGCTCACCCATCCCACCCTGGCCCGCACCCTGGCCCCCGCCTCCGGCCTGACCCGTGACCTGCTGCTCATTGCAGGCGGCGCGGCCCTGATCGCGCTGCTGGCGCAGGCTGAACTGCCACTCAAGCCGGTGCCAGTCACCCTGCAAACCCTGGGCGTGCTGCTGGTCGGCGCGGCGCTGGGCTGGAAACGGGCCTTCGCGGCGCTGGCGCTGTATCTGGCCGCGGGCGCGGTGGGTCTGCCGGTGTTCGCGGGGGGCGTGGGCAGCGTTGCCAAATTCGCCGGCCCCACCGGCGGCTTCCTGCTGGCCTTTCCCCTCGCCGCCGCGCTGGTGGGCTTCCTGGTGGAACGCTTCGCGCTGGACCGCCGCCCGCTGGGCACCGTGCTGGCCATGCTGGCGGGCAGCGCCGTGATCTACGCGCTGGGCCTGCTGTGGCTGGGGGCCGTGACCGGCCTGAGCGGTCAGCCGCTGCTGGGTGCGGGCCTCCTGCCCTTCCTGCCCGGCGACGCGCTGAAGCTGGGGCTGGCGGCGACGCTGCTGCCGGGAGCCTGGGCGCTGGTGGGCCGCCGCTAG